A stretch of the Papaver somniferum cultivar HN1 chromosome 6, ASM357369v1, whole genome shotgun sequence genome encodes the following:
- the LOC113286016 gene encoding uncharacterized protein LOC113286016, which yields MGVLQKQNVSNSALPLLSLNHVSYLCKSVTESAKFYQEVLGFVLIKRPSSLKFEGAWLFNYGIGIHLLHCNSINDVQQMPVKINPKDNHISFQCTDIELVKKRLREMGMKYETALVEEGGVFVDQLFFHDPDGYMIEICNCDNIPIVPLSASACPILNKPRSYVAAKKSKALNAVEMETRMMESLFANMIDIAM from the exons ATgggagttttgcaaaaacaaaatGTTAGCAATTCTGCTTTGCCATTGTTATCTCTAAACCATGTATCATACCTTTGTAAGTCAGTTACCGAATCAGCCAAGTTTTATCAAGAAGTTCTTGGTTTTGTTCTCATTAAAAGACCCTCTTCTCTCAAATTTGAAGGAGCTTG GTTATTCAACTATGGAATTGGGATACATCTTTTACACTGTAATTCCATTAATGATGTCCAACAAATGCCAGTAAAAATCAACCCCAAAGATAATCACATTTCTTTCCAA TGTACAGACATTGAACTTGTAAAGAAGAGACTACGGGAGATGGGGATGAAGTATGAAACTGCCCTCGTCGAAGAAGGTGGTGTGTTCGTTGACCAGCTCTTCTTTCACGACCCTGATGGTTATATGATTGAAATCTGCAACTGTGACAACATTCCGATTGTTCCACTATCTGCAAGTGCATGTCCCATACTTAATAAGCCCCGGTCCTACGTAGCTGCCAAGAAGAGTAAAGCACTTAATGCTGTAGAGATGGAGACGCGGATGATGGAAAGCTTGTTTGCCAACATGATTGATATTGCCATGTAG